The nucleotide sequence TCTTGGAGAAGGTAAAATCGGAGGAGGGATAGAAACCGGGCTCTCTGTGGTAGATTTTATCCCCCGTGTCAGAATGGGGCTTGCCGGGGGATATGGTTTTTTGAGTGATGATAACTCCCAGGCACTGCCTTTTCCTTATTTCAGTCTGAAAGGAGGATACAGAGTGCCTCTGGGAGAACTTTTCAGTTTTTATCCGGGAGCAGTATTTTCAATGTACTGGCCCCTGGAGGAATCAGGAATATCCATGAAGGCATCCATTGCAGCTTCGGCTATGTTTGATATGCATCTGTATAAGCGAAATTATCTGAGTCTGGAAACGTCCCTATCCTTTCCTTTCAGCTCTGAACTGCCTCCTTATCTTTCCATAAACCTGGGGGTAAAGCACTCTATTCCCTTTAAAAGGTCTGTGCCTCCTGTTGATCTGGAGCTTCTGGTCAGGCCGGAAATCTTTTCTCCTGACGGTGATGGAGAGGCCGATGTACTTGAGCTTGTTCCGATTATTGAGAATCCATCATCCGTAAAAAAATGGACTTTCCGGATATTTGATAAGACTGGTGTTCAAATCTATTCGCAGAGTGGAAAGGGAGCACCCCCCCCTGCTATCAGCTGGGACGGTTATGCTTCAAATAATATTCTGGTTTCATCGGCTGCAGACTTTTCCCTTGAACTTGAACTCTTTGATATTCTGGGATACAGAATTATGAGAGAAGGCAGTTTTATTACAGATGTTTTTGTTTTCAGAGAAAATGGAAAGCTGAAGATTCGAGTCCCCGGGATTATTTTCCCACCCGGATCCTCCGATTTTTCCAGATTGACAGACGAAGAGGTAGAGCAGAATAGGGAGATTATCAGGAAAATTGCAGCCACTCTATGGAAGTTTCCCGAATATAGAATCCTTATTGAAGGTCATGGAAATCTAATTCACTGGAGTTCGGATGAACTGGCCGCCATAGAGCAGAAGGAAGTTCTTCTTCCATTATCAGAATCACGTGCTGCTGCTGTCAGAGATGTTCTCGCAGAAGAAGGCATTCCCCTACTGAGGCTGGATGTCGCTGGACGGGGAGGAGAATTCCCTCTTATCCCCTTTGAGGATGAACAGAACCGATGGAGAAACAGAAGGGTTGAATTTATTCTTTTGAAATAGCTCTTTCATTCTTCTTGTTTTCTCTGATTTGATCCAGAAAATAGTCAATCAGAACGGTAGATACAACTGTACCGGCAAGGCATATACCAAGGAGGGGCACTCCCATCTGCATATCCTGTTGTCGGGGATCATCCAAAGCTCTGCTGAATGTATTGTAGCTGACAACAGTTGCCAGGCTCATACCGAATAAAGCTCCTGCGGAAGATATCCAGAGACCGGTTTCAGGATTCATTTTTTTTGGTAGAAAATCTGTGAGAGGCTGCTCTGTCGGCGGGGCCGGAATGAAATCATCCTTTGTTTTCGTTTCATCCGCAGAGAGAGTAATGATCAGTAATAACAACAATGCCAGGGATATGGCAGATCTCTTCATATACAACCTTTATCTGAATATATAATAAATCCATACATTCTTATGAACTTATATTATATAATATCCTATCTCGAAAAAAGGCCGGATTATGAATAAAAAAAATCTTCCTCTGTTTATACTTCTTATACTATTTTTTTCATCTCTTCCTGTTTTTGCGGAATATCCGAGTTTTAAAGGCGGAGCAGTTCTCAGGGACAGCTTAAAAATAGAGAATGACGGAAGTGCATATAATCTGGCAGATGAACTTGGTTTCACAGTGGAGGTCGCATTCACAGAATACAGTCGTTTTGCCGCCCGTCTGGAGCTGAATCCATTGAAAGGTTATAACGCCGCCTGGACCGACAGCCCTTCAGGTTTTTTTGAACTTGAGGATGATTTCAACAGAACTATGTTTTACCTGGAATCCGATGTGCTCCAGGAGAGCGGTCTTAATCCCTCTGTTCCCCTGAATCTGAAATTCGGATATGGAAGCAGCCAGGAGGTATTAAGATTTGAACATACCCGCTACCGATTTGAGCACTCCACTACCTCCGGAATTGACGGCTTCAATTTCAGAACCCGGCTGCAGTTCGGTGAAAACTACTATCTTACAGCAGCGGTAAATCCGGCCTCCTTTTCGTTTGAGGATATTTCTGTTCCCGACTGCTTCGGAGCATTCTATCTGGAGAATGATCATAGAGGTATTTCCTGGGGCTCACTGATCCATTTTACGAGCTCTTCCATGCAGCTTTTCTACGACTCCCATTCTAATCTTGAGAACAATCGGATTTATAGCGATCCGGACAGCGCAATGACTCTGGGGATAGGGGGTACACTGCTGTTGAGTTTTGCCGGAATTGATATCTTCGGATTCGGTATGACTGAATATTTTCTCATGT is from Oceanispirochaeta sp. M1 and encodes:
- a CDS encoding OmpA family protein, translated to MKRRILIWILIILASSLTAQDIYPGRTYSVVPEFFSGFFLPLGEGKIGGGIETGLSVVDFIPRVRMGLAGGYGFLSDDNSQALPFPYFSLKGGYRVPLGELFSFYPGAVFSMYWPLEESGISMKASIAASAMFDMHLYKRNYLSLETSLSFPFSSELPPYLSINLGVKHSIPFKRSVPPVDLELLVRPEIFSPDGDGEADVLELVPIIENPSSVKKWTFRIFDKTGVQIYSQSGKGAPPPAISWDGYASNNILVSSAADFSLELELFDILGYRIMREGSFITDVFVFRENGKLKIRVPGIIFPPGSSDFSRLTDEEVEQNREIIRKIAATLWKFPEYRILIEGHGNLIHWSSDELAAIEQKEVLLPLSESRAAAVRDVLAEEGIPLLRLDVAGRGGEFPLIPFEDEQNRWRNRRVEFILLK